The following coding sequences lie in one Bacteroides helcogenes P 36-108 genomic window:
- a CDS encoding HisA/HisF-related TIM barrel protein, whose translation MIELIPAIDIIDGKCVRLSQGDYGSKKVYNENPVEVARELEAHGIRRLHVVDLDGAASHHVVNYRVLEQIASRTSLIIDFGGGVKSDEDLVIAFENGAQMVTGGSIAVSNPKQFCRWLGMYGPGKIILGADVKDYKISVNGWKDESACELFPFLKEYVKNGIRKVICTDITCDGMLQGPSVSLYKEILERHPDLYLIASGGVSCIEDVYLLESVSVPAVIFGKALYEGRIALKDLEKFIV comes from the coding sequence ACCCGCTATTGATATTATTGATGGAAAATGCGTGCGCCTTTCTCAAGGTGATTATGGCAGTAAGAAAGTATATAATGAGAATCCTGTGGAAGTTGCCAGAGAGTTGGAGGCTCATGGCATCCGGAGGCTTCATGTGGTCGATCTGGATGGGGCGGCGTCACATCATGTGGTGAATTACCGTGTCTTGGAACAGATTGCTTCGCGCACTTCCCTGATAATAGATTTTGGCGGTGGAGTAAAGAGCGATGAAGATTTGGTCATCGCTTTTGAAAATGGCGCGCAGATGGTGACAGGGGGCAGCATTGCTGTAAGTAATCCTAAACAGTTTTGCCGTTGGCTTGGGATGTATGGTCCGGGCAAGATCATTCTTGGTGCAGATGTGAAAGATTATAAGATTTCCGTTAATGGTTGGAAGGATGAGAGTGCTTGCGAATTGTTCCCTTTTCTCAAGGAATATGTGAAGAATGGTATTCGGAAGGTGATTTGTACGGATATCACATGTGATGGAATGTTGCAAGGACCTTCGGTCTCTTTATACAAAGAAATATTGGAACGGCATCCGGATCTTTATCTGATAGCCAGTGGAGGGGTAAGTTGTATTGAAGATGTCTATTTGCTGGAGTCTGTCAGTGTGCCTGCCGTTATTTTTGGAAAGGCGCTTTATGAAGGACGCATTGCACTTAAAGATTTGGAGAAATTCATTGTTTAA